The proteins below come from a single Sinorhizobium fredii genomic window:
- a CDS encoding ABC transporter permease has protein sequence MSQKHLSSRSREAAEHARELLLRPEFTAVGAAIVVVAVFGFMTPLFWTIPTLASISSVAAELGIVSIGMTILLIAGHFDLSVGAILGLASFFVVTLMNDFGLPPVLAIVLAVVGATLLGLVNGLLQTRTGIHSFIITLGTSLVYRGMLLAFTGGFPMAVDMPRGVSNIIAGPMLYGGMRMSLVWFVLITALATVLLLRTRLGNWIQAVGQNPKAAHNLGVNVSRTTVIAFMLSGGLAGIVGVMQVARFASVDAMRGTGIELQAVAVSVIGGTLLSGGYGSAIGAMMGAIVLATIQTGLVLVSAPGFLYTTIMGVIVVGAVLVNNWFSSLISRIAPMTGEDTEGDSAQRVSAVPDGKGPHQAREEGATVLRGALSVKREVQR, from the coding sequence ATGTCTCAGAAACACCTGTCTAGCCGTTCCAGGGAAGCCGCAGAGCATGCGCGCGAACTCCTGTTGCGGCCCGAGTTCACCGCGGTGGGCGCCGCGATCGTCGTTGTTGCCGTCTTCGGCTTCATGACGCCGTTGTTTTGGACGATCCCGACGCTCGCCTCGATCAGCAGCGTCGCGGCCGAATTGGGCATCGTCAGCATCGGCATGACGATCCTGTTGATCGCCGGCCATTTCGACCTGTCGGTCGGCGCGATCCTCGGATTGGCCTCCTTCTTCGTCGTCACCCTGATGAACGACTTCGGCCTGCCGCCGGTTTTGGCCATTGTCCTTGCCGTCGTCGGCGCGACCCTGCTCGGTCTGGTCAACGGCCTTCTCCAGACCCGCACCGGCATTCATTCGTTCATCATCACGCTCGGCACGTCTCTCGTCTACCGCGGCATGCTGCTCGCCTTTACCGGCGGCTTCCCCATGGCCGTCGATATGCCGCGCGGCGTTTCCAACATCATCGCCGGACCGATGCTTTACGGCGGCATGAGAATGTCCCTTGTCTGGTTCGTTCTGATCACCGCACTCGCGACCGTCCTGTTGCTCAGAACGCGCCTCGGCAACTGGATCCAGGCCGTCGGTCAAAACCCGAAGGCTGCCCATAACCTCGGGGTCAACGTCTCCCGCACGACCGTGATTGCCTTCATGTTGTCCGGCGGACTTGCCGGTATCGTTGGTGTCATGCAGGTCGCACGCTTCGCCAGCGTCGACGCCATGCGTGGAACCGGTATCGAGCTCCAGGCCGTTGCGGTGTCCGTGATCGGCGGAACGCTGCTTTCGGGCGGTTACGGCTCGGCGATCGGCGCGATGATGGGCGCCATCGTGCTCGCCACTATCCAGACGGGTCTCGTCCTCGTCTCCGCACCGGGCTTTCTCTACACGACGATCATGGGCGTGATCGTGGTGGGCGCCGTTCTCGTCAACAACTGGTTCAGCAGCCTGATCTCGCGCATCGCACCGATGACCGGCGAGGACACTGAAGGCGATTCCGCACAGCGCGTCTCGGCGGTTCCGGATGGCAAGGGACCACATCAAGCACGAGAAGAGGGCGCGACCGTCTTACGGGGCGCCTTGTCGGTGAAGCGGGAGGTGCAGCGATGA
- a CDS encoding substrate-binding domain-containing protein — protein sequence MDIDTYTAPSNRRRSLLGRLSILIVGLACATAVASAEEQRLKIVHVGVAAPTGFFAYLNKGAEDAARELGVEFTYVFPSNSTLPAQVETITAAMASGADGIIINGIGDDKAYYDVIEQGKAQGIAFGSALGPQAGKGTELRDPNDPFLFHVGADEYAGGVLIAKKLLETIKSGHVVVGNPQPGDSATCQPRAAGVVDTLKAANISAEVQELTLDPGQIAETMANYLRAHSDTKAMVSACSPIAPYLEAKERAERSDLALAGWDLDETGVAAIKAGKLNFTIDQQQYWRGYMPVLLMAHYLKYGLVPANAFLTGPAIVDQSNIEKVAPLVSKGYR from the coding sequence ATGGATATTGATACTTACACCGCTCCCTCGAATAGACGGCGCTCGCTTCTTGGCCGGCTGTCGATCCTGATTGTCGGCTTGGCCTGCGCAACCGCAGTCGCATCGGCCGAAGAGCAGCGCTTGAAGATCGTTCACGTTGGCGTTGCGGCGCCAACCGGCTTCTTCGCCTATCTCAACAAGGGGGCGGAAGATGCGGCGCGCGAGCTGGGCGTGGAATTCACTTACGTCTTTCCCAGCAACTCAACGCTGCCGGCTCAAGTTGAAACGATCACCGCAGCCATGGCATCCGGGGCGGACGGGATCATCATCAACGGCATTGGCGACGACAAGGCCTACTATGACGTGATCGAGCAGGGCAAAGCCCAAGGCATAGCCTTCGGCAGCGCGCTCGGTCCGCAGGCCGGCAAGGGAACGGAGCTGCGCGATCCGAACGACCCCTTCCTCTTCCACGTGGGCGCCGACGAATATGCCGGCGGGGTCCTGATCGCCAAAAAGCTCCTGGAAACCATCAAGTCTGGTCATGTCGTCGTCGGCAATCCTCAGCCGGGCGACAGCGCGACATGTCAGCCGCGCGCGGCCGGCGTTGTCGACACGCTGAAGGCGGCGAACATCTCGGCCGAAGTGCAGGAACTCACCCTCGACCCGGGCCAGATTGCCGAAACGATGGCCAACTATCTGCGCGCCCACTCGGACACCAAGGCGATGGTCTCGGCCTGCTCGCCGATCGCTCCCTATCTGGAGGCGAAGGAGCGGGCCGAGCGGTCTGATCTTGCGCTCGCGGGCTGGGATCTGGATGAAACGGGTGTTGCGGCGATCAAGGCCGGCAAGCTCAATTTCACCATCGACCAGCAGCAATACTGGCGCGGCTACATGCCCGTCCTGTTGATGGCGCATTACCTAAAATACGGGCTCGTTCCGGCGAACGCGTTCCTGACCGGTCCTGCGATCGTCGACCAATCCAACATCGAAAAAGTCGCTCCCCTGGTTTCCAAGGGTTACCGGTAA
- a CDS encoding LacI family DNA-binding transcriptional regulator — MVGRKASLADVAAAAGVSIGTVDRVINGRGNVKAETEHRVLECARELRLDRALNLRPTRILRLGVILQNRSNPFYKAMVEALKQCASDYSYLNVQLVFYFYERLTYRDVLQSVETAARACDGLLIDVFEHPQVRELLQKLSVALPIFTLVSDIPDIAGVDYIGVDPRAEGRVAGELMGRFLGKTGGQILLITGLQSFHCHEQREMGFRSVLRDRFPNCSLAKLIESRDDRDSTELLVKSALAENRNIAGIYNMPVGSREIAEILQSTGMQHVIFISHELTDENRGLLKQGLIDAVIDQDRASEARVAVQKFLAHYGRYEGQIGPTEFRIYLRENC, encoded by the coding sequence ATGGTGGGAAGGAAGGCGTCGCTTGCGGATGTCGCTGCGGCGGCGGGCGTCAGCATCGGGACCGTCGATCGTGTGATCAACGGCCGCGGCAATGTGAAAGCCGAAACCGAACATCGGGTGCTCGAATGCGCGCGCGAGCTTCGACTCGATCGGGCTCTGAACCTCAGGCCGACCCGCATCCTGAGGCTCGGCGTCATCCTGCAGAACCGCAGCAACCCCTTCTACAAAGCCATGGTCGAGGCCCTCAAACAATGCGCTTCCGATTACAGCTACCTGAATGTCCAGCTCGTGTTTTATTTCTATGAGCGATTGACCTACCGCGACGTGCTGCAGAGCGTCGAAACCGCCGCACGCGCCTGCGATGGCCTTCTCATCGATGTCTTCGAGCATCCGCAGGTTCGGGAACTGCTCCAGAAGCTTTCGGTGGCATTGCCAATCTTCACGCTCGTTTCTGATATCCCCGACATTGCCGGCGTCGACTACATCGGTGTCGATCCGCGGGCCGAAGGCAGAGTGGCCGGTGAATTGATGGGACGGTTTCTCGGCAAAACCGGCGGCCAGATATTGCTGATCACCGGCCTGCAGTCGTTCCATTGCCATGAACAGCGAGAGATGGGGTTTCGCTCAGTTCTGCGCGACCGGTTCCCCAATTGCTCGTTGGCAAAGCTGATCGAGAGCCGAGATGACCGGGATTCGACCGAACTGCTCGTGAAGAGCGCGCTTGCAGAAAACAGAAACATCGCCGGCATTTACAACATGCCGGTGGGCAGCAGGGAAATCGCGGAAATCCTGCAAAGCACGGGCATGCAGCACGTGATCTTCATCAGTCACGAGTTGACCGACGAAAATCGCGGCCTGCTCAAGCAGGGTCTGATCGACGCGGTGATCGACCAGGATCGCGCCTCGGAAGCGCGGGTTGCCGTACAGAAATTCCTCGCCCATTACGGCCGCTATGAAGGGCAGATCGGCCCAACCGAATTTCGCATCTATCTGCGCGAAAATTGCTGA
- a CDS encoding DUF736 domain-containing protein has product MATIGTFTSSENGFNGSIRTLALNVKARIARIENPSDKGPHFRIYAGNVELGAAWQKRSTETDRDYLSIKLDDPSFPAPIYATLTEVEGEDGYQLIWSRPNRD; this is encoded by the coding sequence ATGGCAACCATCGGCACCTTCACCTCTTCCGAAAACGGCTTCAACGGTTCGATCCGCACGCTCGCCCTCAACGTCAAGGCCCGCATCGCCCGCATCGAAAACCCCTCCGACAAGGGCCCGCACTTTCGCATCTACGCGGGGAATGTCGAGCTCGGCGCCGCCTGGCAGAAGCGATCCACCGAGACCGATCGTGACTACCTCTCGATCAAGCTCGACGACCCGAGCTTCCCGGCGCCGATCTACGCAACGCTGACGGAAGTCGAGGGCGAGGACGGCTACCAGCTGATCTGGTCGCGCCCCAACCGGGACTGA